A window of Plantibacter sp. PA-3-X8 genomic DNA:
AAGGGCGACCGTACGCCGATGGAGATGAACTGGAGCCTCCGGGTCTCACCGGGGACGCCGCACGGCTCGCAGTGGATGGTGCGGGGCGTCGAGCGCTCGGAGCCCGACTGGGAGCAGTACCTGGCGCCCGCCGCCTGAGCGACCGGCTAAACTCGTCGGGTCAGCCTCTGTAGCTCAATGGAAGAGCAGTTCCGTCCTAAGGAAAGGGTTGGGGGTTCGAGTCCCTCCAGGGGCACTGTCGGAGGTACGGTCGTCCAGGCGAGCACGGCTTCGCCTGTCGGGTAGGGCTGCGAGCACGCCGTAGGCTCGAAGCATGACGCACGACCTCCACCGCCAACTCGAACGCGACGCCATCACCCTTCGTCAGCTGCGGTCGGCCGTGGTCGTCGCGGATGCTCGGACGCTCGGTGCCGCGGCGAACCTGCTCGGGGTCGCACAGCCGAGTCTCGCGCAGCAGCTGCGGCGGCTCGAGGCCGCGCTCGGGGTCGAGCTGTTCAGCGTCCTGGGGGAGGAGTACCGCCCGACGCGTGAGGGGCAGCGCTTCCTGTTGAAGGTCCGCACCTTCATCGACGTCGTCGCCGACATGGATCCCGCGTCACCGGCTCGGCACATCCGGGTCGGCCGTCCGCCGACGACGTGGGACGCGGTCGTCTCCGAGGCCGGTCGCCGCATCGACGTCCCGGCGGTCGCCGTCGCGATCGAACCGGTCGAGCAGCTGCACCTCGTCACCACCGGTCGTCTCGACGCCACCATCGTGCGTCTGCCGATGGAGCTGCCGGACGAGCTCGCCGCAGAGGAGATCGCTGCGCTGCCGCTCGGCGTCGTCATGCGCGCCGCGCACCCGCTGTCGGCGAAGGACGTCATCGAGTGGTCCGATCTCGCCGACCAGGAGCTGCTCCGTCCCGAGCCCGGCAAGGACCCGGCGTACTCGGCCTGGTTGGCCGGCGCGCTCGCGGCGCGCGGCTGGTACCCGCGCTCGCTGACGATCGACGCGGGGAACGACACCCTGTTCCTCGACGCCCTGCGCTTCGGTGAGCGACTCGTCGCCCTCCGTCCGGTAGCTGCGATGCGGGAGGACGACGGCCTGTGCTGGCGACCGTTCGCCGACGCACCTGAGCTCCGCGAACGGTTCGCCCTGGTCACCCGACGCGAGTGAGTCCGCTCGGTCGCGGTCGGTGATGACACCCTCGATGCGCCCTTTTGCGACCCGACCGGGATCTTCTCGCGATCAAGTCGGTCGACTTGTTCCGAATTTCTGCCGCGTTCGACACCGTCTTCTCAGCTCGGAGTGGGTACGCTTATCCCTGAATCGGGGGATGACAGAAGCAGGAAACGCACATGCCCGAACGACGACCACAGCAGCAACGAGGTCATGAACGACGCCAGACCGTCGTCGAAGGTGCCGCCCGCATGTTCGACCGGGTCGGCTACGGACAGGCGAGCCTGTCGGACATCGCCCGCGAGGCGGGGACGACGCAGGGCTCGCTCTACTTCTACTTCCCCTCGAAAGAGGAACTGGCGATCGCCGTCATCAACGAGCAGAGCACGCGCTCGATCGCTGCGTTGACCGCGCCGACCACCGCGCCCTCGCCGTTCGGTGGGCTGGTCCAGGCCTCCCGCCTCATCACCGAGCAACTGCTCACCGACCCCATCACGCGCGCCGGCCTGCGGCTGTCCCTCGAGCAGGGCGTCATCCAGGCTCCGACGACCGCGTTCCACGAGCAGTGGATAGCGAGCGTCGAGGAGCGGGTGCAGGCCTCGATCGAGCTCGGTGAGCTGCAGTCTCCGCTCGAGCCGGCGGAACTGGCGAGGTCCTTCGTCGCGTTCTTCACCGGGACGCAGCTCATCTCGAACCTGCTGGCCGGCCGGACCGACCTCCTCAACGCGGTCGACACCATGTGGCGGATCCTCATCGCAGCGGTCATCGTCGCGGATCGCCAGGCCGAGGTGCTCGCCGTCCTCGACGCCGCCTTCGACGCGCAGGACGCCTGAGCGGTCGGGTGCACGTTAGGGGGTAGCCCTGACGCATGCGCCGTGAGGTCACCCTAAACTGAATCGGGTGATTAACTCACTTTGCTGATCGTCGTGCGACGACGGATGGATCACGGCGTGCGGGGGCATTCCGCGTTCCATCGGTGAAGAGTTGGTTCACGTGCCGGGCTGGGCGATGTCGTGGGGGGATCGCCCAGCCGACGGCGTGTGGACGCCTCAGCGGCCGACGCCTGGCGGCGCGTACCGGTGCTCTGGACGCCCGGCGGTCCCGTACCGCAGCTGCGTCGTCAGGAGCCCTCGGGCGGCCAGCGCGGAGAGATACCGTTGCGCCGTCGCGCGTGAGACGCCGACCAGCTCGGCCACTTCGGCGGCCGAGCGCTCTCCGTCCGCCTCCGACACCGCTTCGAGGACTGCTGTCTCCGTCGCGGATCTCGACCGGGTCGTCGCCCCGGCGTCGCCGGAGTGCAGGATGCGCAGGGCGCGCTCGATCCTCTCCTGGTCGGCGTTCACCGCCTCGTCGAGGACGTTGCGGAAGCGGGCGTAGGCGGCGAGCCGGTCATGGAGCACCTGCGGCGCGAACGGCTTCACCAGATACCCGAGGGCTCCCGCACGAAGCGCTCTGCGCACGGACGCACCGTCCGACGCTGCGGAGACGACGATGGTGTCGATCGGGAGGTCCACGAGGAGCTCGAGCCCGTTCCGATCGGGAAGGTAGCCGTCGAGGAGCACGAGGTCGGGCGGCTCGGCGGCGATGCTCCGTGCGGCCTCGGCAGCAGACCCGACAGGACTGAGCGCCCGGAACCCGTCGACCTCGTCGACGATCCGGCAGTGCAGGCGGGCGACGTGGAAGTCGTCGTCGACGACCAGCACGGTGAGATCGGCCGCCATCATCCGTCTCCCGCCATGGACGGCGCCGGTACGACCGTCCCGGGGAGCCGCGCGCAGAAGACCGCTCCGTGTTCGCCGCGGACGCCGGGAGACGCCAACCAGACGTCCCCTCCTCGACGACGGGCGATGTCGCGTGAGAGGGGCAGACCGAACCCGTGGCCGTGGACGTCGTCCAGATCGCCGTGGTCGCTGGTCGGGGAGGCGGGTGGAGCGTCGTCCTGGCCGGTCGCCACGACGCCGTCGCCCGAGTCCATCACGGAGCAGTGCAGCTCGGTGCCGTGGTCGAGGACCTCGACCTCCACCCAGGCCGGTCGGACCCGGCCCGCGACGGCCGCGTTCACCGCATTGTCGAGCAGGTTGCCGAGGACGGTGGTCACGTCCTCAGGATCGCACAGGGAGCCGGTGACGAGGGTCTCGGAGCCGATGGTCACGAGCACCCCGCGTTCCGCAGCTTCGACGCCCTTCGCGCCGAGGAAGGCCTGGAGGTAGGGCTCGGTGAGTCGGTCCGCGTGTTGCACCGGGTACTTCAGCGGTCCATGGTCGAGCACGTTGGCGAGATAGTCGCGGGCCTCGGCGTCCTGCCCGGTCTCGAGGAGTCCGGAGATCGCGTGCAACCGGTTCGCGAACTCGTGCCGCTGCGCGCGGAGGGCGGTCGTCATCGTCGCGACCGCGTCGAGCCGCCGGGTGAGCGCCTCGACGTCGGTACGGTCGCGGACGACGACCACCCGCCCGAGGTCGACGCCGTCCCGGGACACGGGCCGGACGTCGACGAACAGGACGCGGGACCCGACGACGAGCTGGGCCGAGGTCGGCGATGCGGCGTCGTCCACGACGAGGTCCACCAGTGGATCGGGCAGGTCGAGGTCGTCGAACCGGCGCCCGACGACCGACCCGATGTCGAGGAGCCTGGCCGCCTGATCGGTGCACACCGTCACGACGCCGTCCGGCGAGACACCGAGGACGCCTTCGCCGACCCCGCCGAGGACCGCAGCCTGGTTCTGCACGAGCGCGGCGAGTTCCTCCGGTCCGAGGCCGAGGGTCAGCCGCCGCAGCCGGCGCCGGATGAGCATCGAAGCGACCAGACCGATCGTCAGCGCGAGGAGCGCTGCGCCCGCGACCAGCATGGTCTCGCCCACGACGTCGGCGAACACGCGCTGCGGGGCGAACCCGACGCTGATCTCGCCGACGACCTCGCCGGCGCCGGACGAGACCACGGCCCCACCGGTGTCGGAGGACTCGGCGGCGAAGACGGGCACCTTGGCGCGCGCAGACGGGCCGAGGGTGCCGGTCTCCCACGAGACCGACTCCGTACCGGCCAAGGCCGCTTCCGCGCTGGTGCTCACCCGGAGCCCGAGCTGGTCGGGGTCGGGGTGCGCCAGACGGATCCCGCGCTCGTCGGTGATGACCACGAAGAGCGCCCCGGTCCGTGCGCCGACCTCACGGCCGAGCTCCTGCAGGGGGCCGGTCCGGAGGTCGGCCGCCGTCGGCGTCCCCGGGGTACGTGCCTCGAGCGTCACGGCGGTGCGGACGTCGGGATCGCTCGCGACACTCTGGGCGATCGCGAGGGCGGTGGACTGGGCCTCCTGCACGAGGCGCTCGCTGCTCATCCAGGCGAACACGCCCGTGCACACGGCGACGACCGCGATGACGACGACCAGCTGCAGCACGAGCACCTGCGCCGCGAAGCTGGAGCGCCCGCCCCGTCGTCGACCTGGCCGCTCCGCTTCGTCGCCGATCATGGCTCCGATCGTACGTCGCCGGGGCGATGGGCGGCGTCGACCGCGTGATGAGCAGAATGCGCAGAAGGTGGTGTAACCCGCAGATCCGAGCCGAACGCCCACAAGCGAGACAGCTCCGTGCCGCTCCCGTACGGTTCCGGGAACGCCCGCCGCGCTCGGTCCATCGCCCGTGTCGCCGCGCCGCGTCCCGTCGTGCACACCGCGGTGCACGCAGACGAAGGAGTCGACATGCTGGTCATTCTCGGATTCGCGATGATCCTCACCTTCATGGTGCTGATCATGACGAAGCGCCTCACCCCGATGGTGGCGCTCATCATCGTCCCCACGGTCTTCGGGCTGTTCGCCGGGGCCGGACTCGGGCTCGGCGACATGGTCATCGAGGCGATCGGCAGCCTCGCTCCGACCGCCGCCCTGTTGATGTTCGCGATCATGTACTTCGGGATCATGATCGACGTCGGGCTCTTCGACCCGCTCGTCCGGTTCATCGTCCGTGCGCTGGGCAATGACCCGGCGAAGATCGTCGTCGGTACGGCGCTCCTGGCGGGCGCGGTGTCACTCGACGGCGACGGGTCGACGACCTTCATCGTGACGACCGCCGCGATGCTGCCGATCTACCTGCGGCTCGGCATGAACCCGGTCGTCCTCACCTGCGTCGCCGGGCTCGCGAACGGCACGCTCAACATCGTCCCGTGGGGTGGGCCGACCGTTCGAGCCGCCTCGGCCCTGGGCGTCTCGCCGACCGAGATCTTCGTCCCGATGCTGCCGTCGCTCGCCGCCGGCCTCGTCCTCGTGTTCGCCTTCGCCTGGTTCCTGGGACTGGGGGAGCGCAAGCGCCTCGCGGGCGTCGACCTCCTCGGCGACGGCGCCTCCGGCGTCGCCGCACCGGGTTCGGGTTCCGGGCCCGCCGACCACCCGCTCACCGGCGGCATGTCGACGACCTTCTCGACCAGTGCCCGTGGGCGCCTCGCGACCCTCGTCCGCCCTGACGACACGGCCATGGCCGACACGATGCTCGACCCCGAGCGCGACACCCTGCGCCCGCGACTCATCTGGGTCAACCTCGTGCTCACGGTCGCGGTCATGACGCTGCTCGTGCTCGACCTCGTGCCGTTGCCCTACGTGTTCATGGTCGGCACCGCCATCGCCCTCCTGGTGAACTTCCCGCGGCTCGCGCAGCAGTCCAAGGAGATCGTCGCCCACGCCCCGAGCATCGTCGGCGTCGTCTCGATGGTGCTCGCGGCCGGTGTGCTGATCGGCGTCCTCAACGGGACCGGCATGGTCACCGCGATGGCCGATTGGATCGTCGACATCATCCCGACGGAGCTCGGTCCGTTCCTCGCGGTCATCACCGGGGTGCTCAGCATCCCGATGACGTTCTTCATGAGCAACGACGCGTTCTACTTCGGCATCCTGCCGGTGCTGGCCGAGAGCGCCTCGACCTTCGGCATCGAGCCGGTCGAGATGGCGCGGGCGTCGATCACCGGTCAGCCGGTCCACCTGCAGAGCCCGCTCGTGCCGGCCATCCTCCTGCTCGTCTCGCTCGCCAGCGTGAACCTCGGCGACCACCACAAGAAGGTCCTGTGGCGCGCCGCGATCGTCTCGCTCGTGATGCTCGTCGTCGGCGTGCTCGTGGGCACCATCCCGTTCGGCTGACACCGGCGGGCGCCGAGGCTCAACGCGTGGTCGTCCAGTCGAGGTTGACGATGTCGCCGATGTAGATGTCGAGTCCGAAGCCGGGGATCGACGGGTTCATGCGGAGCAACTGCTGCTGCGGCAGGTCGAAGCGCTGCGCGATGTCGAAGAACACGTCGCCGGCGACCACCGTGTAACTGATCGGATTGCCATCGGCGTCCGAGACGACCGGGCCGAGCGCACCGTCCCTCGGCCCGAGGTCGAACGCGGGGCCCTCCGGAATCGGTTCCGCCGGTTCCGCCGGCGCGTTCGGCACGATCGGCGCCGGTTCAGGAGGCAGCGCGTCGCGCGCAGTGGAGGTGGGCACCGGGGCGACCGAGGGCGACGGGTCCGGCTGCTGGGTGACGACGACCGTCACCGGAGGCGGGGCCGGCTCCGAGACGCAGCCGCTGAGGGCGAGGAGACCGACGACACCGATCGCGAGGGTCCGGACGTGCGACAGCGCACGTCGACGTCCGGTCGATTCCTTCGGCCCCACAACGCATCCCCCCAGGATGGACCGGGCCCTCAGCGCGGTCGGCGGGGCTCGGTCGAACCCTCAGCCTACGGCGAGGCGCCGCGAGTCCGAGCAGGGCTACCCCCGAAATCCCGAGCGCCGGAGGCCCTCCAGTAGGCTGCTGGAACGCGCATCGAAGGAGAGCCATGACGGAGCAGGACATCGACCGGACCGGAACGGGAACCCCAACGGCAGGCCCGTCCACCGGCTTGCGATGGGGCATCCTCGGCCCCGCCGGCGTCGCGAAGAGCTTCACCGCCGACCTCCGACGGCACGGCTTCGACGTCCGGGCCGTCGCCTCGCGATCCGCCGAGACCGCAGCCGCGTTCGCCGCCGAGTTCGACATCCCGAACGTCCACGTGGGGTACGAGGCGCTCGCCGCCGACCCCGAGGTCGACGTGATCTACATCGCGACCCCGCACCCGTTCCACGCTGAGCAGGCGGTGCTGGCGCTCGACGCCGGGAAGCATGTCCTCATCGAGAAGCCCTTCACCCTCAACGCCGCCGAGGCGCAGGCGGTCGTGGCGCTCGCCGCGGAGCGCGGTCTGGTCGTCCTCGAGGCGATGTGGACCCGGTTCCTCCCGCACATGGTCCGGCTCCGCGAGCTGCTTGCCGACGGCGTCATCGGGCAGCCGCGCAGCCTCGTCGCCGATCACACTCAGCTGCTCTCGGACGACCCGGAGCACCGCATGAACAACCTCGAGCTGGGCGGCGGCGCGCTGCTCGACCTCGGCGTGTACCCGGTCTCCTTCGCGTCGTCCGTCTTCGGGACCCCGACGACGATCCAGGCCACGGCCGCGCTCCGCGACACGGGGGCGGACATGCAGGTCGCGACCCTCTTCGGCTACGCGGACGGCCAGGTGGCGAACACCCTGTCGGCGAGCAACACCGTCGGCCCGAACCGCGCGGCCATCGTCGGGACCGACGGCTGGATCGAGTTCGACCGCGTCTGGTACACGGCGACGACCTTCCGAGTGTTCGGCACCGACGGCGAGGTCGTCGAGACCTACCGTTCCGAGGTGGACGGCCGCGGCATGCACTTCCAGGCGTGGGAGCTCGAACGGCTCGCCTCCGAGGGCCGCCTCTCCGGTGACATCATGCCGCTCGCCGAGACGGTCGCGATCATGGAGACCCTCGATGAGGTCAGGCGCCAGATCGGCGTCCGGTACCCGGGCGAGTGACCCGAGGCATCTGAACACGCGGGTCGAGACCGCTCCGTCGTGCCCGAGCGCCCTCGTGCATCTCGATGGCGTCACTGTAGTGCCCGATCAGCGCGCTGCTGACGCTCTTCCAGCTGCGCGGCAGGACGCCTGCCCGAGCCGCGGCACCGAACGCCGCCCGCTTCACCTCGTCGCCCACGAGGTCCTGCACGAACCCGCGCAGCTGGTCGAGCCTGCCGGGTTCGTAGAGCCACCCGGTGCGGCTGGAGTCCACGAGGTCGACCGGCCCACCTCGACCGGTCGCGACGACGGGTACGCCAGAGGCCATCGCCTCCTGGATGGTCTGGCAGAAGGTCTCCGACTCGCCGGGGTGGACGAACACGTCCAGTCCCGCCATCGCGACCGCCAGGTCCTCGCCGCCCAGGAATCCGGTGAAGACCGCGTTCGGCAGCCGCTGTTCGAGTGAGGCACGCAGTGGCCCCTCGCCGACGATGACGAGCTTGACGCCCGGGAGCCCACCGAGCACCGCGAGGTCCTCGACCTGCTTCTCGGCCGCGAGCCGACCGACGTAGCCCACGATCCGTTCGCCGCCGGGAGCGACGGAACGACGCCAGGCTTCGCTGCGCCGCTCCGGTGAGAACCGCACGGCGTCGACGCCGCGCACCCACAGGCGGACCCGCGGGATGGCGTGCGCCTCCAGCTGAGCGATCGACTGCCGTGACGGCGCAAGCGTGAGCGTCGACCGGCCGTGGAGGCGCTCGACGTGCTGCCACAGCAACGCTTCGGCGACCGGGAACCCGTACCGTCCGGCGTAGGCCGGGATGTCGGTCTGGTACACGGCGACGGTCGGGACGCCCAAGCGCTCGGCGGCCTGGACACCGCGCCAGCCGAGGACGAACGGCGAGGCCAGGTGCACCACGTCGGGGCGGAAGCCGCGGAGGAGCTCGGTGATCCGGCCGACTCCGCCGGCGGCGACCCGCACGTTCCGGTAGCGGGGGAGCGGGATCGACGGGACGCCGTCCACCCGGAAGCCCTCGTGGAGCCGTGGCGTCAAGGCTCCGGCGCCGGGGGCGATGACGAGCACCTCGTCCCCTCGGTCCGCGAAGTGCTCCATGATGCGGAGCAGGGAGTGGGTGACGCCGTTCATCTGCGGCAGGAACGACTCGGTCACGATTGCGATCCTCACACCCATGATGCTCCGCGTCGTACGGGTCGCAGCGGTGCCCGGCGGGCGACGTGTCGGTGACCATCGGGTGACATCGCGGTGCCGCACGATGAGGCGCAGCCTGCTTTACTTATCGCATGAGTGCTGGTGGATTCGGAAGCGGCGGCGGGATCGCGTCGGAGCGGATCGAATCCTTCTCGTACACCCCGGCGCGGCGGCTGCGGCCGAACGCGAAGGTCCTGCCGGAGCACGCCCGTGGTCACAACCGGGCGCTCGTCCTCCAGACCCTCTTCGCCAGCGGTGCCATGAGTCGGGCCGACATCGCCCGCGCCACCGGCCTGACCCGGGTGAGCATCTCCGACCTCGTCGCCTCGCTCATCGCGGACAACCTCATCGTCGAGGTCGGCCTCCGCGAGACCTCTCGCCCGGGCAAGCCCGCCACGCTCATCGACATCAACCGCGACGAGTTCCAGATCGTCGGCCTCGACCTCTCCGACACCGAGGTGTTCAGAGGTGCTGTGCTGACCCTCGACGGCGAGGTCGTGACGATGCTCGAGGTACCGCTCGACGGCGCCACGGGGACGGACGCGATCGCGAAGGCCGTCGCGCTCGCCGCAGACCTCGTCGAGGAGGCGACGGTCGAGGTGCTGGGCATCGGGGTCGGTTCGCCCGGCGTCGTCGACATGACCGGCACGGTCCGCAGCGCCCCGAACCTCGGCTGGACCGACGTCGACCTCCAGGGGGCGATCGAGCAGGTCGCCCAGGTGCCGGTCCTCGTCGCGAACGACGCCAACGCCGCGGTGCTCGCAGAGTACAGCTTCGGCGGGGCGGACGGCGACCTCATGCTCGTGAGCGTCGGGAACGGCGTCGGGGCAGGGCTGCTCGTGGGCGGCCATCCGCTCTTCGGGAGCCGGTTCGCCGCCGGTGAGATCGGCCACGTGGTCGTCGGCACCGACGGCGGGCCGCTGTGCGCCTGCGGGAAGCGGGGGTGTCTCGAGGCCTGGCTGGCCGTGCCGCACCTGCGCGAGCTCCTCGCGGCGGCCGAGGCGAGCGATCTTCCCGCCGCGGAGGTCGAGCAGCGTCGCGAGGAGATCCTGCGCGCGGCAGGGGAGCGCCTCGGTGTCTCGCTCGCCGCGATCGTCGGTGCGCTGAACCTGTCGGAGATCGTGGTGAGCGGCCCGGAGGAGTTGCTCGCCGGCGTGCTCCTCGACGCGGCGATCGAGACCGTGCGGGCGCGCACGATGACCGAGTTCCACGGCGGCGTGCAGATCCGGATGAGCGAGCAGGGCGCCGACATCGTCCTGCGCGGCACCGCGGTGATGGTGCTCTCCGGCCTCCTCGGCGTCTCCTGACCCTCGGACGACGCGCGCGTCGCACATTTCCTCGGCGGACTCGGCGAAAAACCGCACCGCTTCCCGGTGTTTCCACTACCGGGCACGTATGGTGCAAGTGTGTGGCGGCTAGAGAAGAGACGGGATGACGGCGACGTGACGTCCGGAGTCGAACGGGAAGCAGCGGAGGCGCAACTCCGCGAGGGTCCCGTGGCGGCATCGGCAGGCGTGGTCGACACGGCGCTGCACGCCTGGCGTCAGCAGCTCAGCACGGTCGGCGGCCCATCGCCGCTGCTCCACTTCGTGGACGCCCCGACGACCCGGGTGGAGCTCAGCTCGACGCATCCCGGTGGTCTGCCGCAGTTCATCTCGGGCAAATCGACGCTGCTGTCGAACCTCATCCGCGACGAGATCGCGCTCCGCGGTGCGAAGCGCGCCGCCGACCGCATCACGACGAAGGGCATCGAGCTCTCCACCGTCCGCGGCATCGACGCCGTCCACCTCGCCGTCGGTCTCGCCCAGTGGACGCATCAGGGTGAGGACTTCAGCGCGCCGGTCCTGCTCCGGCCGCTGGCCATCCGCCGGTACGGTCGCGACTACGAGGTCAAGCTGCGCGGCGCCACGACCGCGAACCCGGAACTCGTCCGTGCCCTCCGCGAGCAGTTCGGCATCGTCCTCGATCCCGACGAGTTCGTCGCGCTGAGTGAATCGGGCGGGGTCTTCAAGCCGCAGCCCGTCATCGACCGCCTCCGCTCGCTCGCCGCCGGGCTCGAGTGGTTCACCGTCCAGCCGCGTCTGCTCGTCTCCTCGTTCGCCGCCGTCGGTCACTCCCTGCTCGACGACGCCGCCAAGCTCGACCACCCGATCCTCGACGCCGTCGCCGGCGACGAGGGTGCGGTCGGCCTCGTGCGCAGCAGCTTCACGCCCGTCGACGCGCCGGGCCAGGACGACCGCCCGCCGTCGACCGACACCCTCCTGCTCGACGCGGACGTCGAGCAGGAGAACGTCATCGCGCAGATCGGTGCCGGCAACTCGCTCGTCGTCACGACGCTTCCGGGCACGGGCGGCACGCAGACCATCGTGAACGCGATCGGCGTGCTCGCGTCGCAGCACAAGCGCGTCCTCGTCGTCAGCCCCCGCCGCTCCACGCTCGAGGGCATCCGCCACCGCCTGACCAAGGTCGGTCTGCCCGGTCTGTGCGCGTCGCCGTCGACCCTCCGCCGCGACCTCATCCAGGCGATCACGCGCAACGAGCGCGCGATCCCGCCGCAGGTCGGCGAGGTCGACGACGCACTCGTCCGGCTGCGTCGGGTCCTCATCGACTACCGCACCTCGCTGCAGGCGAAGGACCCGGACCTGCGGGTCTCGGTCATCGAAGCGCTCGAAGCACTCTCGAAGCTCTCCAAGCTGCCGCACCCTCCGGGAACCCTGGTCCGGCTCGACCGCCAGACGCTCGTCGGGCTCGCCGCAGGCCGCTCCCGCGCGGCGGAGGCGCTCGAAGGCGCGGCCGCCCTCGGCGAGTTCCGCTACGGTCCGGGCGACTCGCCCTGGTACGGCGCGTCGTTCGACACGACCGCGGAAGCCCAGGAGACCCACGACCTCGCCAAGCGCCTGCACCGTAAGGACCTGCCGCAGCTCCTGGAGCGCGCGTACGGGCTCATCGGGCAGACGCAGATGCGGCCGTTCGAGTCCATCGACGAGCTGGGCATCTACCTGCGACTCCTCGCGGACATCCGCGAGACGCTCGACCGCTTCCAGCCCGACGTCTTCGACCGGTCGCTCGCCGACCTCATCGTCGCGACGAGCCCGCGGAAGGACTCCGCCGCGATGTCGTCGGCGAGCCGCCGGCGACTCAAAGCCCTGGCCAAGGAGTACCTGCGGCCCGGCGCACACGTGCCCGACATGAACGCCGCCCTCCGTCGGATCCAGCAGCAGCGCACCCTGTGGCAGCGCTACGTGACGACCGGCGCGCCGCCCGAGGTGCCGCTCGGCATCGCGGACGTCGAGCAGGCGTACCAGACGGTCGCTGCGAAGCTCGAGCTGGTCGACCAGCCGCTCGGTATCGCCGACACCCCGGACCGCCTCGGACGCCTCGCGATCCCGAGTCTCGTCCGCACCATCTCCGAGCTCGCCGCCGAGTCCGAGGTCCTCCACAACCTCCAGGAGCGCACCGCGATCCTCGCCGGCCTGCGCGAGCAGGGTCTCGGCGAGCTCATCATCGACCTGTCCCAGCGGCACGTGCCGCGGACGCGCCTCGCCGACGAGCTCGAACTCGCCTGGTGGCAGTCGATGCTCGAACTCGTGCTCACCGAGGACCGCGGCCTGCTCGGCGCGAACACGAGCGTCGTCGAGCGTCTCGAGTCCGACTTCCGGCTGGTGGACGAGGCGCACGCCTCCGCCTCCGGGCAGCTCCTCGCCTCGCTGCTGGCCGACACCTGGAAGATCGGTCTCGTCGACCATGCCACCGAGGGCATGGCGCTCCGGGCGCTCCTCAAGCGCGATCGACCACTCCGAGCGGCCGAGCTCGAGCAGGCGGCACCCACGCTGTCCCGCGTCCTCGCTCCGGTCTGGCTCGTCTCGCCGTACGAGGTGCCTCGCATCCCCGAGAGTGCGTCCTTCGACGCCGTCTTCCTCGTCGACGCTGGGGCGACGCTCCTCGCCGAGAACGTGGACGCCATCCGTCGTGCGCGTCAGGTCGTCGCCTTCGGTGACCCGGTCACGCAGAGTCCGTCGCCCTTCGAGATCCGTCTGTCGGATCAGGAGGCGACGCCCGAGCAGCACGCCGACATCGCCGAGCTGCACCGTGATTCCGCGCTCGAACAGCTGAGCTCCGTCCTGCCGACCCTCATGCTGACGCGCTCCTACCGCGCGGGAGGCGAGGACCTCGCAGAACTCGTCAACGAGCGGTTCTACGGTGGCCAGATCGACTCCCTGCCGTGGGCGGGTTCGTTCCTGGGCCACGGCAGCCTGAGCCTCGACTACGTGCCCGGCGGGCTCGGCATGCCCGACCCGGTCACCGGAGCGGTGGAGAGTGTCGACGTCGAGGTCGAACGAGTGGTGGAACTCGTCCTCGAGCACGCCTCGAACCGTCCGAAGGAATCCCTGATGGTCGTGACCGCGAGCGACAAGCACGCGGTCCGGGTCCAGCAGGCGGTCCTCGCAGCGTTCTCCCGTCGTGCCGACCTCTCCGACTTCCTCCTCCGCGAGCGGGCGGAACCGTTCACCGTCCTGACGCTCGAGCAGTCCGTGGCCGAGAGCCGCGACCGCGTCATCTTCTCGATCGGGTACGGCCTGACGCCGCACGGTCGGGTCCTGTCCGACTTCGGAGCGCTGGGCCAGCCCGGCGGTGACCGGCTGCTCGCGGTCGGCATGACGCGCGCACGGCGGTCCATGGTGATCGTCTCCTGCGTCCGCCCTGAAGACCT
This region includes:
- a CDS encoding LysR family transcriptional regulator yields the protein MTHDLHRQLERDAITLRQLRSAVVVADARTLGAAANLLGVAQPSLAQQLRRLEAALGVELFSVLGEEYRPTREGQRFLLKVRTFIDVVADMDPASPARHIRVGRPPTTWDAVVSEAGRRIDVPAVAVAIEPVEQLHLVTTGRLDATIVRLPMELPDELAAEEIAALPLGVVMRAAHPLSAKDVIEWSDLADQELLRPEPGKDPAYSAWLAGALAARGWYPRSLTIDAGNDTLFLDALRFGERLVALRPVAAMREDDGLCWRPFADAPELRERFALVTRRE
- a CDS encoding ScbR family autoregulator-binding transcription factor, which codes for MPERRPQQQRGHERRQTVVEGAARMFDRVGYGQASLSDIAREAGTTQGSLYFYFPSKEELAIAVINEQSTRSIAALTAPTTAPSPFGGLVQASRLITEQLLTDPITRAGLRLSLEQGVIQAPTTAFHEQWIASVEERVQASIELGELQSPLEPAELARSFVAFFTGTQLISNLLAGRTDLLNAVDTMWRILIAAVIVADRQAEVLAVLDAAFDAQDA
- a CDS encoding response regulator; translated protein: MAADLTVLVVDDDFHVARLHCRIVDEVDGFRALSPVGSAAEAARSIAAEPPDLVLLDGYLPDRNGLELLVDLPIDTIVVSAASDGASVRRALRAGALGYLVKPFAPQVLHDRLAAYARFRNVLDEAVNADQERIERALRILHSGDAGATTRSRSATETAVLEAVSEADGERSAAEVAELVGVSRATAQRYLSALAARGLLTTQLRYGTAGRPEHRYAPPGVGR
- a CDS encoding ATP-binding protein, producing MIGDEAERPGRRRGGRSSFAAQVLVLQLVVVIAVVAVCTGVFAWMSSERLVQEAQSTALAIAQSVASDPDVRTAVTLEARTPGTPTAADLRTGPLQELGREVGARTGALFVVITDERGIRLAHPDPDQLGLRVSTSAEAALAGTESVSWETGTLGPSARAKVPVFAAESSDTGGAVVSSGAGEVVGEISVGFAPQRVFADVVGETMLVAGAALLALTIGLVASMLIRRRLRRLTLGLGPEELAALVQNQAAVLGGVGEGVLGVSPDGVVTVCTDQAARLLDIGSVVGRRFDDLDLPDPLVDLVVDDAASPTSAQLVVGSRVLFVDVRPVSRDGVDLGRVVVVRDRTDVEALTRRLDAVATMTTALRAQRHEFANRLHAISGLLETGQDAEARDYLANVLDHGPLKYPVQHADRLTEPYLQAFLGAKGVEAAERGVLVTIGSETLVTGSLCDPEDVTTVLGNLLDNAVNAAVAGRVRPAWVEVEVLDHGTELHCSVMDSGDGVVATGQDDAPPASPTSDHGDLDDVHGHGFGLPLSRDIARRRGGDVWLASPGVRGEHGAVFCARLPGTVVPAPSMAGDG
- a CDS encoding CitMHS family transporter; amino-acid sequence: MLVILGFAMILTFMVLIMTKRLTPMVALIIVPTVFGLFAGAGLGLGDMVIEAIGSLAPTAALLMFAIMYFGIMIDVGLFDPLVRFIVRALGNDPAKIVVGTALLAGAVSLDGDGSTTFIVTTAAMLPIYLRLGMNPVVLTCVAGLANGTLNIVPWGGPTVRAASALGVSPTEIFVPMLPSLAAGLVLVFAFAWFLGLGERKRLAGVDLLGDGASGVAAPGSGSGPADHPLTGGMSTTFSTSARGRLATLVRPDDTAMADTMLDPERDTLRPRLIWVNLVLTVAVMTLLVLDLVPLPYVFMVGTAIALLVNFPRLAQQSKEIVAHAPSIVGVVSMVLAAGVLIGVLNGTGMVTAMADWIVDIIPTELGPFLAVITGVLSIPMTFFMSNDAFYFGILPVLAESASTFGIEPVEMARASITGQPVHLQSPLVPAILLLVSLASVNLGDHHKKVLWRAAIVSLVMLVVGVLVGTIPFG
- a CDS encoding LysM peptidoglycan-binding domain-containing protein; the encoded protein is MGPKESTGRRRALSHVRTLAIGVVGLLALSGCVSEPAPPPVTVVVTQQPDPSPSVAPVPTSTARDALPPEPAPIVPNAPAEPAEPIPEGPAFDLGPRDGALGPVVSDADGNPISYTVVAGDVFFDIAQRFDLPQQQLLRMNPSIPGFGLDIYIGDIVNLDWTTTR